One genomic segment of Pedobacter endophyticus includes these proteins:
- a CDS encoding tyrosine-type recombinase/integrase has translation MKEATISLYQDTRRELGNGDYPIKLRVYFQRAKLYDTGISMSREEFKHAYLNPSPRGRYKRIQIKLKAIESKAIEALKKVDDFSFYKFERALFKVRSSVNNVFYYFTEYIQLLESEDRIGSASNYISTVKSLKEFCGLGRKKPPERIEFDFFDVNILNKYERWMLGRNLKRTTVGIYLRALRRIFNLAIENADIPQEIYPFKKYKIPTGRNIKKNLSSEIMKSLLTADVDGDEFIEKARDYWFFSYQCNGMNIRDVAELRFRDLGEGYFSFLRKKTFNTTKSDPRPIVVPITSHIARFFLKYGIKNGQADDYVFPIFSKDMDAKEKYRVNMNFVRFINQHMVRLGKKLGIPFNIGTMHARHSFTTRAVRLAGLEFAQEALGHTTIITTQNYWAGFENEAKVKVAEQLMDFS, from the coding sequence ATGAAAGAAGCTACAATTTCACTTTACCAAGACACACGCCGAGAGCTGGGCAATGGAGATTATCCAATTAAATTGAGAGTGTATTTCCAACGCGCGAAATTATATGATACCGGAATTTCCATGAGCAGAGAAGAGTTCAAACATGCATATCTGAATCCTTCTCCTCGAGGTAGATATAAACGAATTCAGATTAAGCTTAAAGCAATTGAATCGAAGGCTATCGAAGCGTTGAAAAAAGTTGATGACTTTTCATTTTATAAATTTGAAAGAGCATTATTTAAAGTAAGATCCAGTGTGAACAATGTATTCTACTATTTCACCGAGTATATTCAGTTACTGGAAAGTGAAGACCGAATTGGTTCGGCATCCAATTATATTTCCACTGTAAAGTCGCTTAAAGAGTTTTGTGGATTAGGTAGAAAAAAACCACCAGAGAGGATTGAATTTGATTTTTTTGATGTCAATATACTTAATAAATATGAACGATGGATGTTGGGGAGAAATCTAAAACGGACAACCGTTGGAATCTATCTTCGAGCTCTTAGAAGAATTTTTAATCTAGCTATAGAAAATGCAGACATTCCACAGGAAATTTATCCATTTAAAAAATATAAAATACCTACAGGTAGAAATATTAAGAAAAATTTGAGTTCGGAGATAATGAAATCCCTTTTGACAGCAGATGTAGATGGTGATGAATTTATAGAGAAGGCAAGGGATTATTGGTTCTTCAGTTATCAATGTAATGGAATGAACATCAGGGACGTTGCAGAGTTGAGATTCAGAGATCTGGGAGAAGGTTATTTTAGTTTCCTACGCAAGAAAACTTTTAACACAACTAAATCAGATCCAAGACCTATTGTTGTTCCGATAACCTCACATATTGCGAGATTTTTTCTCAAATATGGAATAAAAAATGGGCAGGCAGATGATTATGTGTTCCCTATATTCTCCAAGGATATGGACGCCAAAGAAAAATATAGGGTCAATATGAACTTTGTACGATTCATAAATCAGCACATGGTTCGGTTAGGGAAAAAGTTAGGTATACCATTCAATATAGGAACAATGCATGCTAGACATAGCTTTACGACTAGAGCGGTACGATTGGCGGGACTTGAGTTCGCACAGGAGGCTTTGGGGCATACGACAATCATTACGACTCAAAACTATTGGGCTGGTTTTGAAAATGAAGCGAAGGTCAAAGTTGCAGAGCAATTAATGGATTTTAGCTAA
- a CDS encoding alpha-L-rhamnosidase-related protein, translated as MKPIPTYIIFFCLIIQAMCTKADPLNPKLMRESWPARWISFPEEGDNPNGLYHFRKEISMKSIPRQLWIHVSADSRYRLYINGKWISHGPAAGELRHWQFETINIAPFLNPGKNVIAAEVWNFGTQRPMAHHSYKTGLIIQEDAQDNLYGFTSDTSWKVCKNSGYSIMPKWSRGTDIGAAEMVDFEKYPSGWNSAEPDHELRWEKARQGERGETKWSVFNRPGRLLVPREIPAMRMEPIRFSSVRKSSGVEVSENHLQKKKTLRIPANTNVEWIIDQKELTNAYPVLEITSGKGSLINIGYAEALYDSSNKKGNRNDIEGKMFRGFQDGLKASGKAEAYMPLWFRTFRYIKLTIQTADQPLEISDFHAIKTEYPFDYNAKFKSEDKFLDSLLEVGWRTAKLCAVETYMDCPYYERLQYVGDTRIQGLVSLYNSGDDRLLRQAIKQFDQSRMSEGLTLSRFPTNYDQQIPPFSLWWIGMVNDYWMYRGDKKFVGGMMPGVRQVLSFFEQYQLEDGSLGAMPYWNFTDWSNHKGWVFGVPPNGQKGNSSLLDFQFLWALQIASGLESSLGRPELSQKYLNQAAKLSLTIKNKYWVASRGLFADEDTKGLFSQHANVLAILTHVVEGNQAKDLMEKILADDSIAQTTIYFRYYQMLALKEVGLADRYLDQLGVWKAHLNSGLTTWAEISDTQTTRSDCHAWGASPNIELYRIVLGIESDAPGFSRVRINPALGKLKHAEGSIPHPNGDLTVSYRKVGQRWNITVRLPEKVSGTFIWQGKTFELKPGQLNRLSM; from the coding sequence ATGAAGCCGATTCCAACCTATATCATATTTTTTTGCCTGATCATCCAGGCCATGTGCACAAAAGCGGATCCTTTGAACCCGAAGCTGATGAGGGAAAGCTGGCCCGCGAGATGGATAAGTTTCCCCGAAGAGGGGGATAATCCCAATGGATTATATCACTTCAGGAAAGAGATTTCCATGAAGTCGATACCTAGGCAGCTATGGATTCATGTTTCGGCAGACAGCCGCTACCGACTTTACATCAATGGCAAATGGATCAGCCACGGGCCTGCAGCAGGTGAGCTGCGGCATTGGCAGTTTGAAACCATCAATATCGCGCCCTTCCTGAATCCCGGCAAAAACGTGATTGCCGCCGAGGTCTGGAACTTTGGTACCCAGCGCCCAATGGCACACCACTCTTATAAAACGGGCCTGATAATTCAAGAGGATGCACAGGATAATCTCTATGGGTTCACTAGCGATACCAGCTGGAAGGTTTGCAAAAACTCCGGCTATTCCATCATGCCTAAATGGAGCAGGGGCACCGACATCGGCGCTGCTGAAATGGTGGACTTTGAAAAATACCCCAGTGGCTGGAATTCTGCTGAACCGGATCATGAATTGCGCTGGGAAAAGGCAAGGCAGGGAGAACGGGGTGAAACCAAGTGGTCCGTTTTCAACCGCCCAGGGCGCCTGCTCGTCCCTCGCGAAATTCCGGCCATGCGTATGGAACCCATCCGTTTCTCATCGGTCAGGAAATCTTCGGGGGTGGAAGTCAGTGAAAATCACCTTCAAAAGAAAAAAACGCTGAGGATACCGGCAAACACCAATGTTGAATGGATTATTGATCAAAAGGAACTGACAAATGCTTATCCCGTCCTTGAAATAACCAGTGGAAAAGGTTCCCTGATAAATATTGGGTATGCAGAGGCCTTATATGACAGCAGCAATAAAAAAGGGAACCGTAATGATATTGAAGGTAAAATGTTCCGCGGCTTCCAGGACGGCCTTAAAGCTTCGGGGAAAGCTGAAGCATATATGCCTTTATGGTTCAGGACCTTCAGGTACATTAAGCTTACTATTCAGACGGCGGATCAGCCACTTGAAATCTCAGACTTTCATGCAATCAAAACAGAATATCCTTTTGACTACAATGCAAAATTCAAAAGTGAAGATAAGTTTCTGGATTCACTCCTGGAAGTGGGCTGGAGGACAGCAAAATTATGTGCGGTGGAAACCTATATGGATTGTCCCTACTATGAGAGGTTGCAATACGTTGGCGACACTAGAATCCAAGGGCTTGTTTCGCTATACAATAGTGGTGATGACCGATTGTTGCGCCAGGCTATAAAACAGTTTGACCAGTCCAGGATGTCTGAAGGGTTGACATTAAGCCGGTTCCCGACGAACTATGATCAGCAAATACCCCCATTCTCCTTATGGTGGATTGGTATGGTAAATGATTATTGGATGTACAGGGGGGATAAAAAATTTGTAGGGGGTATGATGCCTGGCGTCCGGCAGGTGCTTTCGTTTTTTGAGCAGTATCAGCTCGAAGACGGCTCATTGGGGGCGATGCCCTACTGGAACTTTACGGACTGGTCAAACCATAAAGGCTGGGTTTTCGGGGTCCCGCCCAATGGACAGAAAGGCAACAGCTCACTACTGGATTTTCAATTTTTATGGGCATTGCAGATTGCCTCAGGATTAGAATCCTCATTAGGCCGTCCGGAACTCTCACAGAAATATCTCAACCAGGCGGCAAAACTTTCATTGACAATCAAAAATAAATACTGGGTTGCGTCAAGAGGCCTGTTTGCGGATGAAGATACTAAGGGGTTATTTTCCCAGCATGCAAATGTACTGGCAATTTTAACCCATGTGGTAGAGGGAAATCAGGCGAAAGATCTTATGGAAAAAATCCTCGCGGATGATTCAATCGCCCAGACAACTATTTACTTCAGGTATTATCAAATGCTGGCGCTGAAAGAAGTGGGCCTGGCAGATAGGTATCTCGATCAGCTCGGTGTATGGAAGGCGCACCTTAACAGTGGGCTCACGACCTGGGCCGAAATAAGTGATACCCAGACAACCCGATCTGATTGCCACGCCTGGGGGGCCAGTCCAAATATAGAACTGTATAGAATCGTACTCGGAATTGAGAGTGACGCCCCTGGGTTTTCAAGGGTCCGGATAAATCCTGCCCTGGGAAAGCTTAAGCATGCAGAGGGATCTATTCCACACCCAAACGGTGATCTGACGGTCTCTTACCGGAAAGTAGGACAGAGGTGGAATATTACAGTTAGGCTACCGGAAAAGGTGTCGGGAACTTTTATCTGGCAAGGAAAAACCTTTGAATTAAAGCCGGGACAATTAAACAGGTTAAGCATGTAG
- a CDS encoding histone H1 produces MEKFARLKEVVAAIEADVKKFYDNGNGAAGTRVRKVMQDLKTLAQEIRIEVTEKKNSDN; encoded by the coding sequence ATGGAAAAATTTGCAAGATTAAAAGAAGTGGTAGCGGCTATTGAGGCTGATGTAAAAAAATTTTATGACAACGGAAATGGCGCAGCAGGTACTCGTGTACGCAAGGTCATGCAGGATTTGAAAACGCTTGCCCAGGAAATCAGAATTGAAGTTACTGAAAAGAAAAACAGCGATAATTAG
- a CDS encoding RagB/SusD family nutrient uptake outer membrane protein, with the protein MLKSLKKIALLGLFLSGLTGCQKDYLDASPEHLQNAGNFFQSKNDFIQAVNGAYAPLRPLFTDSFWQLGEMRSDNTSFQYNTGDRSAIGREQNDQFLELDDNPFVYSFFANSFTGIGRCNVILNRYDEAKIGDANAARQILGQASFLRAYYYLNLVQLFGEVPLVLTEVTSTNDAFDKAKRKPVAEIYQSIIKDAGVAVNNLPAAYPAPTDLGRVTSTAAHMLLAKVYMVQKQYSQAMEHLNIILQSQKALNPDYSSNFNPLAKNSVESVFEVQFLEGPFGMASNFMYTFAPYNAGTSITGFGLYTGADSGWNIPTADLLAAYEPGDLRLAKSINRTFVDPNTNQVVPYTIKFRSAHSIRYQTNDNFPVYRFSDALLMAAEALNEIGYTSSGQAFTHINRVRARAGLAGLSPQQVSTQELFREAVWKERQVELAFENHRWFDLLRTGRAAAVMQSHAAREKALKSHVPAAAYNNIRLLFQYPRREVLLEQ; encoded by the coding sequence ATGTTAAAATCATTAAAAAAAATAGCGCTATTGGGCCTGTTTCTATCCGGATTGACCGGTTGTCAGAAGGATTATCTGGATGCGAGCCCGGAGCACCTGCAGAATGCGGGAAACTTTTTCCAGTCAAAGAATGACTTTATTCAAGCTGTAAATGGTGCTTACGCGCCACTGAGACCGCTTTTTACCGATTCATTCTGGCAGCTTGGGGAGATGAGGTCGGATAATACTTCTTTCCAGTATAATACCGGCGACCGCTCAGCGATTGGCCGGGAACAGAATGATCAGTTCCTGGAACTTGATGACAATCCCTTTGTTTATTCTTTCTTTGCCAACTCATTTACCGGAATAGGCAGGTGCAATGTAATTCTCAACCGTTATGATGAGGCAAAAATCGGCGATGCGAATGCTGCCAGGCAAATCCTGGGCCAGGCGAGCTTTCTAAGGGCATATTATTATCTTAACCTGGTTCAGCTTTTCGGGGAAGTTCCGCTTGTGCTCACCGAGGTGACCTCGACGAATGACGCTTTCGATAAAGCAAAGAGAAAGCCTGTCGCGGAGATATATCAATCCATAATTAAAGATGCAGGTGTTGCGGTAAATAATCTTCCGGCCGCATACCCTGCCCCTACAGACTTGGGCAGGGTGACCAGCACTGCTGCACATATGCTGCTGGCAAAGGTGTATATGGTCCAAAAACAATATTCACAGGCCATGGAACACCTGAATATTATCTTACAGTCGCAAAAGGCACTAAACCCGGATTATTCCAGCAATTTCAATCCATTGGCGAAAAATTCCGTTGAGTCGGTTTTTGAGGTCCAATTCCTTGAAGGTCCTTTTGGAATGGCCAGCAATTTTATGTATACCTTCGCCCCCTACAACGCCGGCACGAGCATCACCGGTTTCGGGCTTTACACAGGTGCAGATTCGGGCTGGAATATCCCGACTGCAGACCTTCTGGCAGCTTATGAACCAGGGGATCTCAGGCTGGCCAAATCGATAAACAGGACTTTTGTTGACCCCAATACCAATCAGGTTGTTCCCTATACCATTAAGTTCCGAAGCGCACACAGCATCCGCTATCAGACCAATGATAATTTTCCGGTGTACCGCTTTTCTGATGCACTTCTGATGGCTGCTGAAGCTTTGAATGAAATTGGATATACTTCTTCCGGACAGGCATTTACCCACATCAATAGGGTGCGCGCCCGTGCAGGGCTTGCTGGGCTAAGCCCGCAGCAGGTATCCACCCAGGAACTTTTCCGTGAAGCAGTGTGGAAGGAGCGACAGGTCGAACTGGCGTTTGAAAACCACCGCTGGTTTGATCTGCTCAGGACAGGCAGGGCTGCCGCTGTAATGCAATCCCACGCGGCAAGGGAGAAGGCCCTGAAAAGCCATGTTCCTGCGGCTGCATACAATAACATCCGTTTATTATTTCAATATCCACGCAGGGAAGTTCTTTTAGAACAATAA
- a CDS encoding PH domain-containing protein: protein MDYKASLDTLCKGTTIGILILFIAIGQKNVRLLISVNGDIKLILIHGGVLLLLISTFVGSYLYSTSKYSLSGETLVIHRPVGEVVIKLSDIAEIRLLDSTDFSGVVRTFGNSGLFGYYGKYYNSKIGNMTWFVTQKKNRILLRTHRKKKIIISPDDVSLVEKVNHYLNQRNNKLSNM from the coding sequence ATGGATTACAAAGCATCACTTGACACTTTGTGCAAGGGAACAACTATAGGCATTTTAATTCTATTCATCGCAATTGGGCAGAAAAATGTAAGATTACTTATATCAGTAAATGGCGATATAAAATTAATACTAATTCATGGTGGAGTGCTTCTTCTTCTTATTTCGACATTCGTTGGCAGTTATTTATATAGTACCAGCAAATATTCTCTTTCAGGGGAAACACTAGTCATACACCGACCAGTTGGCGAGGTAGTAATCAAACTTTCTGATATTGCAGAGATACGACTTTTAGACTCAACCGATTTTTCGGGAGTGGTGAGAACTTTTGGTAATAGCGGTCTTTTTGGATATTACGGAAAATATTACAATTCTAAAATCGGTAATATGACCTGGTTCGTGACCCAGAAAAAAAATAGAATTCTTCTTCGGACCCATCGTAAAAAAAAGATTATTATTTCACCAGATGACGTTAGTTTGGTTGAGAAAGTGAACCATTACCTAAACCAAAGAAATAATAAACTATCCAATATGTAA
- the ltrA gene encoding group II intron reverse transcriptase/maturase — MLEEILDIRNVQRAFIQITANKGAGGIDGMQTDELRDYLNTSWQRLRTNILKGDYRPNAVRKVEIPKSSGGMRMLGIPTVIDRLIQQALSQWLSPKYEGDFSSDSYGFRPDRNARQAVLKAQQYLNTDYTWIVELDLDKFFDRVNHDKLMYLLSLKIKDKRTLKLIGLYLNAGIMEDGLVSPRREGMPQGGPLSPLLSNVILHELDEKLQERGHRFVRYADDCSIYLRSRKSAQRVMAGISVYLEDGLKLKVNRMKSKVSWPSQSNLLGFSFYGTEPKRNLGISVNLRKSQYGYR, encoded by the coding sequence ATGCTTGAAGAAATATTAGACATCCGAAATGTACAAAGAGCCTTTATTCAGATCACTGCCAATAAAGGTGCTGGTGGTATTGATGGTATGCAGACCGATGAACTTCGCGACTACCTGAATACGAGCTGGCAGAGATTACGGACTAATATTTTAAAAGGCGATTATCGACCAAACGCTGTGAGAAAAGTAGAGATACCCAAAAGCAGCGGTGGTATGCGGATGCTTGGCATCCCAACGGTCATTGACCGGTTGATCCAACAGGCCCTCTCTCAATGGCTGAGCCCCAAGTACGAGGGCGACTTCTCCTCTGATAGTTATGGTTTCCGGCCAGATCGCAATGCCCGTCAGGCAGTGCTAAAGGCTCAGCAATACCTTAATACAGACTATACCTGGATTGTGGAACTTGATCTGGATAAATTCTTTGACCGGGTAAACCATGACAAACTTATGTACCTGCTCTCATTAAAGATAAAAGATAAGCGGACATTGAAGCTTATCGGTCTTTACCTGAATGCGGGAATCATGGAGGATGGATTGGTCAGCCCAAGAAGAGAAGGTATGCCACAAGGCGGTCCATTAAGCCCGTTATTATCAAATGTGATCCTTCACGAACTTGATGAGAAGCTCCAAGAGCGTGGGCATCGGTTCGTACGTTATGCTGATGATTGCAGTATCTATTTAAGAAGCAGGAAATCGGCACAGCGGGTAATGGCAGGTATTTCAGTATATCTGGAAGACGGGCTGAAACTGAAGGTTAACAGGATGAAGAGTAAGGTCAGCTGGCCGAGCCAAAGCAACCTCCTTGGGTTTTCATTCTATGGGACTGAACCCAAGCGCAATTTGGGAATATCAGTCAATCTCCGAAAATCTCAATACGGTTATCGGTGA